The Deinococcus radiotolerans genome segment CGGCGACGGGGCCGTTTCCACAACCCCACCTCAACACCCCTTCAGCCCCGCATCAGATTCACACGGCAGGGTGAACCCATTACGTTCCCACCCGGAACACGGAGGACCCATGCATAGAGCCATCCTGATCACCGCCCTCACCCTCGCCACCACCGCCAGCGCCCAGACCCTCAGCGTCAACATCAACGCCACCGTCCAGTACCCCAGCATCATCCAGACCACCGCCAACCTCCTCAACCTCCTGTCCCAGGGCGTCAAGGTCACCCTCCTCACCCCCACCAACCAGCAGGCCGCCACCCTCGGCACCAGCGGCGGCATCGTCGTCAACCCCGCCTACCCCACCACCACCCGCCTCACCCAGGTCCAGGTCATGACGCAGGTCCCCGGCACCACCACCTACGTCAAAGAGATCTACCCCCTCGCGCAACCCATCACCACCGCCCAACCCCTCAGCGCGCAGAGCATCGTCGTCAAAGCCAAAGACGGCACCCGCCAACCCCTCATGAACGTCATGGCCCGCCAAGCCGCCTGGGCCAAAGCGCCCGGCCTCCAGAAAAAACCCGGCGGCATGCCCCCCGGCCAGTACAAGAAAACCCAGGGCAACAAGTAACCCCAGCCCCACAGACCCCTCCCACGCGGAGGGGTTTCTCCTATCCTGACCCATGCTGCCCCGGACCCTCCTGATCCTCGACCTGGACGAAACCCTCTGGCACGGCACCCCCAACCCCACCGCGCACATCACCCTCCGCCCCCACCTGCGCGACTTCCTCCAGGGCACCCACGCCGCGCACGACCACGCCATCTGCACCGCCGCCAGCCCCGACTGGATGCACGCCGGCCTCCAAACCATCCACAACGAAACCGGCCTCTACCTCACCCACACCGCCGCATTCCTCTGGCACCGCGACCGCTGCTCCTGGCACCGCGACGAACACGGCGAACACCAGCCCCACAAACACACCCGGAAACTCCGCGCCCACTGAATACGATCCCGCTACCCCCGCGAACGCATCCTCGCCATCGACGACCGACCACAAAACTGGGCCTCCGGCTACGGCCACCTCGTCCGCGTCACCCCCTGGACCGGCGACCCACCGACGACGAACTCCCCCGCCTCGCCCGGTACCTGCTGAGCATCGCGGACACCCCCGACCTGCGGCGGGTGGAGAAGCGGGGGTGGCGGGGGCGGGCTCTCGACTGAACTTTAGGGCGACCCTTTGGAAGGGGTGCGCCTGGCGGCGAGCCTCCCCACCCCCCAGCCCCCTACCCCAGAGGGGCAGGGGGGCTTACGTTGGCACTGGGCAAGAGTTTTTACTCGCGCGGCGGAGGTGTGTTGGGCGGTGATGTGCCCGGCTTCGAAGCCATCCTGCGCCCCCCACGTAGGCCCGCGCGCTGCGCGCACGACGGCCGGTGGCAGTCTGCGGTGGCTGGCAGAGCAATCTGAAGCGATCCGCTGATCTACTTTCAAAAGACAGCTGTTGCAGAAGCTGGAAAAAGTAGAACCTTCTGGTTCACGCCAAGATGTGGGGTCAACCCATCGTCGTGGCAGCCGAGCCCGTCGTGCGCGCAGCGCGCGGGGCGCATGTGGCGACACTGGAGGCATGCAACCCCATCCGTGGCCGAACCCGCCCCATACCCGCTGACCAACTCAGCGAAATACCTGCCGAGCGCAGCGACTGCTCCCCCTGCCCCTCTGGGGTAGGGGGCTGGGGGGTGGGGAGGCCCGCCGCCAGGCGCACCCCTTTGACCGCACAGAAACTCGCCGCACCCACGTCCATCTCAACTCAGTTCAGGCCAGCCGGTCACTTCCCCTGCTCGTGAATTCCGCCCACGCCCGCGCGAGCCGGTTGACCGCTTCGGGGATGTGGTCGGGGTGGAGGGTGAAGGGGATGCGGAGGTACTGGTCGGGGAGGGGGGTGACGCCCATGCTGGCGCCGGGGTAGAGGCGTAGGCCGTGGCGGGCGGCGTGGTGGGTGTAGGCGCTGGTGGTGGGGGTGGGGAGGGTGATCCAGAGGAATTGTCCGCCGGGTGGGGTGGTGAACGTCCAGTCGGGGAGGTGGGTGCGGATGAGGTGGGCGAGGTGGTTGCGGGCGGGGGTGATGGCGGCGCGGCGTTCGCTGATGAGGGTGGGGAGGTCGGCGAGGAGGTGGAGGGCGAGGTGCTGGGCGGGTTGGCTGCTGCCGAAGTCGGTGAGGGTCTTGGCCTGTTTGAGGGTGGGGGCGAGGGTGGGGGGGAGGCGGAGCCAGCCGATGCGCAGGCCCGCCCAGTAGAGCTTGCTGAGGGAGCCGACGTTGAGGATGGGGGCGTGGGGGGCGAGGGTGCTGAGGCGGGGGGGTGGGGGGGTGTCGGTGAAGGGGAGGTCGAGGAGGGTGTCGTCTTCGAGGGTGGGGAGCCCTGTGTCGTGGAGGTGCGCGGCGAGGTGTTGTCGGGCGGGGTGGGGGAGGGTGGTGCCGGTGGGGTTGTGGTGGGTGGGGGTGAGGAAGGCGAGGCGGGGGTGGTGGGTGCGGGTCTGGTGGGCGAAGTGGTGGGGGTCGAGGTGCTG includes the following:
- a CDS encoding NIF family HAD-type phosphatase, with product MLPRTLLILDLDETLWHGTPNPTAHITLRPHLRDFLQGTHAAHDHAICTAASPDWMHAGLQTIHNETGLYLTHTAAFLWHRDRCSWHRDEHGEHQPHKHTRKLRAH
- a CDS encoding aminotransferase-like domain-containing protein: MPTPYSPTDAPHWAALLRGWRDHPGPLHTRLHTHLQAAIDQGELTPGQRLPAERTLAGLLGVSRATAVTALDDLTASGYLTRHVGRGTHVAPTAPRAQPLLTLRTPVGAAHPSEIDLTIAVPILTDQQRTRLRDAAQHAHYDSPYHPHGLPDLRDLLAQHYTHAGLPTTPDQILITSGAQQAIALTAHTLLRRGDTALLETPTYFGAIDVMRAAGAHLTGTPVTAQHLDPHHFAHQTRTHHPRLAFLTPTHHNPTGTTLPHPARQHLAAHLHDTGLPTLEDDTLLDLPFTDTPPPPRLSTLAPHAPILNVGSLSKLYWAGLRIGWLRLPPTLAPTLKQAKTLTDFGSSQPAQHLALHLLADLPTLISERRAAITPARNHLAHLIRTHLPDWTFTTPPGGQFLWITLPTPTTSAYTHHAARHGLRLYPGASMGVTPLPDQYLRIPFTLHPDHIPEAVNRLARAWAEFTSRGSDRLA